ATTGCCGACCTGATGGTGGGCAGCTTTTCCAGCGTCGCCTCCGTGGTTTCGGGCACGGACCTGAGCCTGATCAAGGATCTATCGGTGCCGGGTCTCACTCAGGCTCTGAACGTCGGCGGCAGCCTCGACTTCGACGGCGACGCGATCCCGGACTACCTGATCGGCTCGCCCGGTCTGAGTCCGACCACGCCCTCGGCTTCGGGCGGCGTGCGGATCATCTCGGGGGCCGATTCCAGCGTGCTCTTCGAGCAACTGGCGGCGGCACCCTTCACGGGCTTGGGTACCGGCATGAAGCCGCTCGCGGACTTCGGTTTCGCGCTCGGCGAGAACATGGTGACCGATGCGACCACCGGCGGGAAGGGTCTCGCGAACTTCTGGTACATCGAGCAGGAGATCCCCGTGCCGGATACCGACGGCGACGGCATTCTCGACGACGTGGATGCCGTGGTGAACTCGATCATGGACGCCACCGTCCTGATGCTGGGAGTCGACAGCCAGGTACCGAACCGCCTCAACGCGACCGGTACGACGCTGGCCGACCGCTATGCCACGCTGCCTGCTCTCGATACCAAGAAGCCCGGCCGCTACCTGGCCGCGGTAACCTTGCTCACGGCCGACTTGGCCAGGACCAAGGTCATCACCTCGAAGGAAGGAGGAAAGATCGTCGCCGCCTCCGCCGTGGGCGTGGTGCAGGCCATCCTGTGCCGCCGCTGATTTAGAAGGTCCGCAAGGCCCTAGTGGTTACTCGGCTTCCGGCTCTTCCACCGCTTCGGCCTTCGGCACCTCTTCTTCCTTCTTCTCCTCTGCCGGTGCAGCTTCATCCCCGGCATCTGCCTCCGTCAGCGCAGCGACTAACAGCTCCGCCGTCTTGGTCGCGGATGCCGGGTTCTGCCCGGTCACCAGGCGACCGTCCGCCACCGCGTTCGCTTGGAAATTCTCTGCCGCCACATGGGAGGCACCGGCCTCTTCCAGCTTGCTTTGCAGCAGGAAGGGCACGACTCCCGCGAGTCCCACGGCCTCTTCTTCCTCATTGGTGAATGCGGCCACCTTCTTGCCCTTCACCAGCGGGGTGCCGTCGCTGAGCTTCACATCCACCAGCGCCGCGGGGCCGTGGCACACCGCGCCCACCGCGCCGCCGTCCTCATAGATCGTCGCTGCCACCCGGTTCACATCCTTGTTTCCGCGGAAGTCCCACATCGTCCCGTGACCACCGGCGAAGAAGACCGCCGAGTAGTCCGCCGGATTCACCCCGCTCAGGGAGATCGTCTGCTTCACGCCCAGCGTGGCATTCTTCTCCGCGCCGGACCCGTATTCTTTCCAGAAAGCCGCGTTCGCCCCGTCCTTCTCGTCGAAGCTCTTCGGGTCCAGCGGCGCGAATCCGCCCAGCGGGCTCGCCAGCGTCACCTTGTAGCCCGCCTTCTTGAAGACCTCGTAGGGATGCGCCGCCTCGGAGAGGTAGAATCCCGTCCGCCCCTGCGTCTTCCCGAGCTTTGCCTCGTTGGTCAGTACCAGCAGGATCGGCTTCTTCACCTGCGCCACCGCGGATGACGCTGCAGCAGTGAAAACGAGGGCGGCGGTGGCGAGGAGGCGTGTAATCATGCCGCATCCCTAGCCCCGATTCCGCCCCCCGCAAGGGCCGGATTCTGCTTAATGCACGATCGAAACCGAGGTCCCGACGCTAACTGCATCGAAGAGGATCGGCGCCAGTTCCTTCGGCAGGCGGATGCAGCCGTGGGATGCGGTCTCGCCCGGCTGCGGGATCACCCCCGCATGCATGCCGATGCCGTAGCTCGTCAGCCGCATCCAGTAGGGCATCGGCGCGGGCACGTAGCGCTCGCCCGGCTCCTTCTTGCTGCCCGGCGTCGCGTCGCCGTTGGTGATTTCACCCCACTCGTTCTCGATCCAGCCATAGCGGTTCGAGTGCTTGTCCACGATCTTTTCCGTGATCCGGTAAGTCCCTGAGGGTGTGCCATGGCCTTCCTTGCCCGTAGCCACGTAGGACCAGCCGATATCCCGCCCGCCGCGCGTGTAGGTTGCCCGCTGCTCGGAAAGGTTGATCCGGATCTTCACCGTCCCGGGGCCTTGGTCGTCATGCCACTCGTACATCACGAACTCCGCCCGCTGGGCCGGCTTCGTCTTATCGATGATTCGTGGCGGCGCGGCGCAGGAGATCAGGGCCAGGCAGAGACCGGCAGAGAGGGCGCCAAGGGGACGGGACAGTAGGATCGGTGCCATGCGATGAGGAAACTCGGGGCCGATTTCTAGCACGGATCGGGCCGCGCGCAAAGCTCTTCGGTAAACCAAAATATCCGCAATCCATTCCGGCATAAGCTTTCCGGGCATTCCTGCCGCCCCTAACAGGGACAAAAAAGGGCGGCCGGAATCTCTTCCGGCCGCCCTCATGCGTTAGATTTACAGGTGCTGCCTAGGCGCTTCATGCACCCGGCTTGGCCTCCAGGTCGAGGCGGATCACGACCTCGTCGCGGATCAGGTTGTCGGCCTGTCCGGCGTAGACGATGCCGAAGTCCTTACGGTTGATGTCGAACTCGGCCTTGATCGAGACCGCATCGCCGTTCTGGCTCACGGTAGCGGGGAAGCTGATGTTCTTCTCCACGCCGTGCAGCTTGAAGTTTCCGGACACCGTGTAGGCGGTATCGGAGTTCTTCTTCAGCTCCGTCACGTCGAAGGTGGTCTCGGGGAACTTCTCCACGTCGAAGAAGTCGCCGCTCTTCAGGTGACCCGTCAGCTTCTCGTCGTCGGAGAAGGTCGAGTTCATGTCGATCGTGACCTTGTGGTCGTTGCCTACCGCCACGCCGTCTTTCACGGTGAAGTAGCCGGTGAAGGTCTTGAAACCGCCGTCGTGCTTGCCGGTCACCTTGGAGCCGGTGAACTCGATCTTGGAGGCGGGCGTGAAGACGTACTTCGTGCCGGCGGCGTTATCGGCGGTCTTCTCGACCGCGCCTTTCACGTCGGCGTTGGCAGTCTTTTCCGCCGGGTTCTCGCAGGAGGCGAGGCTCAGCACGGCGAATGCGGCAGGGAGGGCGAGGTATGCTTTCATGGTCTTGTTGTTTCTATCTAGGTTGATCGTTTCGGTTCGTGACTTGGGAATGGTGGGAAACTCCGCACTTTGGAGAGCTTTCAGCCGAGG
This genomic interval from Luteolibacter rhizosphaerae contains the following:
- a CDS encoding L,D-transpeptidase family protein, which translates into the protein MAPILLSRPLGALSAGLCLALISCAAPPRIIDKTKPAQRAEFVMYEWHDDQGPGTVKIRINLSEQRATYTRGGRDIGWSYVATGKEGHGTPSGTYRITEKIVDKHSNRYGWIENEWGEITNGDATPGSKKEPGERYVPAPMPYWMRLTSYGIGMHAGVIPQPGETASHGCIRLPKELAPILFDAVSVGTSVSIVH
- a CDS encoding type 1 glutamine amidotransferase domain-containing protein, producing MITRLLATAALVFTAAASSAVAQVKKPILLVLTNEAKLGKTQGRTGFYLSEAAHPYEVFKKAGYKVTLASPLGGFAPLDPKSFDEKDGANAAFWKEYGSGAEKNATLGVKQTISLSGVNPADYSAVFFAGGHGTMWDFRGNKDVNRVAATIYEDGGAVGAVCHGPAALVDVKLSDGTPLVKGKKVAAFTNEEEEAVGLAGVVPFLLQSKLEEAGASHVAAENFQANAVADGRLVTGQNPASATKTAELLVAALTEADAGDEAAPAEEKKEEEVPKAEAVEEPEAE
- a CDS encoding YceI family protein, whose amino-acid sequence is MKAYLALPAAFAVLSLASCENPAEKTANADVKGAVEKTADNAAGTKYVFTPASKIEFTGSKVTGKHDGGFKTFTGYFTVKDGVAVGNDHKVTIDMNSTFSDDEKLTGHLKSGDFFDVEKFPETTFDVTELKKNSDTAYTVSGNFKLHGVEKNISFPATVSQNGDAVSIKAEFDINRKDFGIVYAGQADNLIRDEVVIRLDLEAKPGA